Below is a window of Cytobacillus firmus DNA.
CGTAAATATGAAGGATGTATTTGAACTGGCCGGCTCTTTGCAGAGTGCAAATTTTAAAGATGAGAAAACAGTGCGAAATGTAATCAAAAGGGTTTCGCAGATTGCAAACAAACCCGTCTCTAAGGA
It encodes the following:
- a CDS encoding stage VI sporulation protein F encodes the protein MDNNFFKNLEKKTGVNMKDVFELAGSLQSANFKDEKTVRNVIKRVSQIANKPVSKDMEDKIVKSIVADGKQLDFNTISQMMNKK